One genomic segment of Gasterosteus aculeatus chromosome 6, fGasAcu3.hap1.1, whole genome shotgun sequence includes these proteins:
- the gtpbp2a gene encoding GTP-binding protein 2 yields the protein MDARVSELFDSGNGSHGGASNVKQGNDYAVAHKKACVKNKKISKARLSRNFKPNNNAPYLPPEAEEGNIEYKLKLVNPTQYRLEHLATQMKWRLQEGRGEAVYQIGVEDNGMLAGLSEEDLRTSLTTLHKLAEKVGADITILREQEVDYDSDVPRKIAEVLIRKVPDDQQFLDLRVAVLGNVDSGKSTLLGVLTQGELDNGRGRTRLNLFRHLHEIQTGRTSSISFEILGFNSKGEVVNYSESRTAEEICESASKMITFIDLAGHHKYLKTTIFGLTSYCPDFAMLVVSANTGIAGTTREHLGLAMALKVPIFIVISKVDLCTRATVERTVRQLERVLKQPGCNKVPMVVGSTDDAVTAAQQFAQSPSITPIFTLSSVSGESLDLLKVFFNIIPPLSNSKEQEELMQQLTEFQVDEIYTVPEVGTVVGGTLYSGICREGDHLVVGPTDSGHFNILTIGSIQRNRSGCRVLRAGQAATLALGSFDRSLLRKGMVMVSPEMDPTICWMFEAEIVLLFHAKTFHKGFQVTVHIGNVRQTATVEAVYGKEELRTGEKAVVLFKFIKHPEYLKVGAKVLFREGVTKGIGHVTKLQPKAHYQLSQSEDDEA from the exons ATGGATGCGCGGGTGTCGGAGTTATTTGACTCAGGAAATGGATCTCACGGCGGTGCGTCCAACGTCAAGCAAGGAAACGACTACGCGGTGGCACACAAAAAAGCTTGTGTCAAGAACAAAAAGATATCCAAGGCTCGACTCTCACGCAACTTCAAACCAAACAATAACGCCCCGTATCTACCTCCGGAG GCCGAAGAGGGAAACATAGAGTACAAG CTGAAGCTGGTGAACCCCACGCAGTACCGCTTGGAGCACCTGGCCACACAAATGAAATGGCGGCTGCAGGAGGGTCGAGGGGAAGCCGTCTACCAAATCGGCGTTGAGGATAACGGAATGCTGGCGGGGCTTTCAGAGGAGGATTTGAGGACATCACTGACGACGCTGCATAAGCTGGCAGAGAA GGTTGGCGCCGACATCACTATTCTCCGAGAGCAAGAGGTGGACTATGACTCTGATGTGCCTCGAAAGATTGCTGAAGTTCTCATTCGCAAAGTACCAGATGATCAGCAG TTCTTGGACTTGCGAGTGGCTGTACTGGGTAATGTGGACTCGGGCAAGTCCACTCTGTTGGGGGTTTTGACGCAGGGCGAGCTGGACAATGGACGAGGGAGAACGAGGCTAAACCTCTTCAGACATCTACATGAGATCCAGACTGGACGCACATCAAGCATTAGCTTTGAGATCCTTGGCTTTAATAGTAAAGGAGAG gTTGTGAATTACAGCGAGTCTCGGACAGCAGAGGAGATTTGTGAAAGTGCCTCTAAAATGATCACATTCATTGATCTGGCCGGTCACCACAAGTACCTTAAGACCACCATCTTCGGCCTCACCAGCTACTGCCCGGATTTCGCTATGCTGGTCGTCAGCGCAAATACTGGCATTG CTGGAACGACGCGGGAGCATCTCGGACTCGCCATGGCCCTGAAGGTGCCCATCTTCATCGTCATCAGCAAGGTGGACctctgcacgcgcgccacagtGGAGCGCACCGTGCGGCAGCTGGAGCGCGTCCTGAAGCAGCCGGGCTGCAACAAGGTGCCCATGGTGGTCGGCAGCACGGACGACGCCGTCACAGCAGCGCAGCAGTTTGCCCAGTCACCAAG CATCACGCCCATCTTCACCTTGTCCAGCGTCTCCGGCGAGAGTCTTGACTTGCTCAAGGTCTTCTTCAACATCATCCCTCCGCTCAGCAACAGCAAAGAGCAAGAGGAGCTTATGCAACAGCTAACTGAGTTTCAG GTGGACGAGATCTACACGGTGCCAGAGGTGGGGACCGTGGTGGGAGGCACTCTGTACAG CGGCATTTGCCGTGAAGGGGATCATCTTGTTGTAGGGCCAACCGACTCCGGCCATTTCAACATTTTGACCATCGGGAGCATCCAAAGGAACCGCTCGGGGTGCCGGGTGCTCCGGGCCGGCCAGGCCGCCACCCTCGCCCTGGGAAGCTTTGATCGCTCTCTACTACGCAAG GGCATGGTGATGGTGAGTCCAGAGATGGATCCCACCATCTGCTGGATGTTTGAGGCTGAGATTGTGCTGCTCTTCCATGCGAAGACCTTCCACAAGGGCTTCCAGGTTACTGTGCACATTGGCAACGTGAGACAGACAGCCACAGTGGAAGCCGTATACGGCAAG gaggagctgaggacgGGGGAGAAAGCAGTGGTTCTCTTCAAGTTCATCAAGCACCCAGAATACCTGAAGGTGGGAGCCAAGGTGCTCTTCAGAGAGGGCGTGACCAAAGGTATCGGCCACGTCACCAAGTTGCAGCCCAAGGCCCACTACCAGCTATCCCAAAGCGAGGATGACGAGGCCTAA
- the LOC120820832 gene encoding otoraplin: MHTPHFLSSALLVGMNYSLGFLLCMGLLQTTARAVRMDKLADNKICGDAECSHVLSMATALDDFTAPDCRFINIKMGQTVYVYSKLIPEEGAGVFWSGSVYSEQYMHQMGVIGYFPATMVKETHTFTEDEVKIPTTNMDFYCE, from the exons ATGCACACACCACACTTTCTTAGTTCTGCTCTTTTGGTCGGCATGAATTATTCACTGGGATTTCTGCTCTGTATGGGACTCCTGCAAACAACTGCGAGGGCCGTCCGTATGGATAAACTAGCAGATAACAAGATCTGTGGAGATGCAGAATGCTCAC ATGTCCTCTCCATGGCCACAGCCTTAGATGACTTCACAGCTCCTGACTGCAGGTTCATCAACATTAAGATGGGTCAGACGGTCTATGTGTATTCTAAACTCATTCCAGAGGAGGGCGCCGGAGTCTTCTGGTCTGGGAGT GTCTACAGCGAGCAGTATATGCACCAGATGGGCGTCATTGGATACTTTCCTGCAACTATGGTAAAGGAGACACATACGTTTACAGAAGATGAAGTTAAGATTCCCACGACT aACATGGACTTCTACTGTGAATAA